In Trichocoleus desertorum NBK24, the following are encoded in one genomic region:
- a CDS encoding tRNA (guanine-N1)-methyltransferase, which produces MNRDFHWQQEGKVHFQIGNTFYRSQSQVGRDLGLLAAAIYKADTGRLRVLDAMTAGGVRPLRYVLESQADWVWANDANPEINLTLSRNLSASLEPSCYQITYQDANRVFFDCYQRQDYYDLVDVDSFGSPAPYLSTSLWATKIGGLLYLTSTDGRTSSGHEPEKSLQVYGAYARWHPALHEQGLRLLIGSALQQANSKGLSIQPIFSLFNGQVYRVMVRVLAHPGSELKLYGFLGYCHHCGHYETVSWRQLSRAVCHHHSPLEPLTLSGPMWLGSLHDRSMLQRMEQLAHQWTWPERAQLLQVMQVEANLPPYFFGLGEIGRRGKIDPPPRDRLIQLLQAEGYQASPTHINTQAIKTNAAIATCIVLARQCNSGTSSSS; this is translated from the coding sequence ATGAATCGAGATTTCCATTGGCAGCAGGAGGGTAAAGTCCACTTTCAAATCGGCAATACTTTTTATCGGTCTCAAAGCCAAGTCGGCAGAGATTTAGGGCTACTGGCCGCTGCAATTTACAAAGCTGACACCGGAAGACTGCGAGTTCTTGATGCGATGACCGCTGGCGGAGTGCGGCCTCTACGCTATGTGCTGGAGAGTCAAGCAGATTGGGTTTGGGCTAATGATGCGAATCCTGAAATCAATTTGACCTTAAGCCGCAACTTATCAGCTTCCTTAGAACCAAGCTGTTATCAAATTACTTACCAAGATGCTAATCGGGTCTTTTTTGATTGCTATCAACGGCAAGATTATTACGACTTAGTGGATGTTGATAGTTTTGGTAGTCCTGCCCCTTACCTCAGCACCAGTCTCTGGGCCACAAAAATTGGTGGATTGCTCTATTTAACTAGCACTGATGGGCGCACCAGTTCAGGACATGAACCCGAAAAAAGTTTGCAAGTGTATGGTGCTTATGCTCGTTGGCATCCTGCGTTGCATGAACAGGGATTGCGGCTGTTAATTGGTAGTGCTCTGCAACAAGCTAATAGTAAAGGGTTGAGTATTCAACCAATTTTTTCGTTGTTTAATGGTCAGGTTTATCGGGTGATGGTGAGAGTTTTAGCTCATCCCGGTTCTGAGCTAAAACTCTATGGATTTTTGGGCTACTGCCATCATTGCGGTCACTATGAAACGGTATCTTGGCGTCAACTCAGCCGTGCCGTTTGCCATCACCACTCTCCACTAGAGCCTCTGACGCTTAGCGGCCCCATGTGGTTGGGGTCATTGCACGATCGCTCGATGTTGCAACGAATGGAGCAGTTAGCTCACCAGTGGACTTGGCCAGAACGAGCGCAGCTCTTACAAGTCATGCAAGTTGAGGCTAATTTACCTCCCTACTTTTTCGGCTTAGGTGAAATCGGGCGGCGCGGCAAAATCGACCCGCCCCCACGCGATCGCCTGATCCAACTCCTACAAGCTGAGGGTTACCAAGCTAGTCCCACCCACATCAATACTCAAGCGATTAAAACCAATGCTGCGATCGCCACTTGTATCGTACTGGCCCGTCAATGCAATTCTGGGACTAGTTCTAGCTCTTAG
- a CDS encoding DUF2103 domain-containing protein: MANPSRGRLVLNHSTHIPGLIRLLERLLQQEGIQTITPGVIGAVRAHSPKLKLKISVPIRGGFKVIARQGKTVQEVFILTSLSQEVLESAIATVLAK, encoded by the coding sequence ATGGCTAACCCCTCTCGCGGCAGGCTTGTTCTCAACCACTCCACCCATATTCCGGGCTTAATTCGATTGTTGGAACGACTGCTTCAGCAAGAGGGGATTCAAACGATTACCCCTGGTGTGATTGGCGCTGTACGAGCGCACTCCCCAAAACTTAAGCTCAAGATTTCTGTCCCCATTCGCGGCGGTTTTAAGGTGATCGCCCGACAAGGCAAGACAGTACAGGAAGTGTTTATTTTAACGAGCTTGAGTCAAGAAGTCTTGGAAAGCGCGATCGCCACAGTCCTAGCAAAGTAG
- the clpS gene encoding ATP-dependent Clp protease adapter ClpS produces MNLVLAAASHFAAAAPTVAPEKAGQVTRQTYPNYKIIVLNDDFNTFQHVTECLLKYIPFMTSDRAWELTNQIHFEGQAIVWVGPQEQAELYHTQLSRAGLTMAPLEAG; encoded by the coding sequence ATGAATCTGGTACTTGCGGCAGCTTCTCATTTTGCAGCCGCCGCGCCTACGGTAGCGCCTGAAAAGGCTGGTCAAGTTACCCGTCAAACTTACCCAAATTACAAGATCATTGTGCTGAATGACGACTTCAACACGTTTCAGCACGTGACTGAGTGTTTGCTAAAGTACATTCCGTTTATGACGAGCGATCGCGCTTGGGAACTGACCAATCAAATTCACTTTGAAGGTCAAGCAATCGTTTGGGTAGGGCCACAAGAGCAGGCGGAACTTTACCACACCCAGCTTAGCCGCGCAGGTTTAACGATGGCTCCCTTGGAAGCAGGTTAA
- a CDS encoding NUDIX hydrolase, which yields MRSPRKWQTLRSRLVLDHQWCRVRQDTVLLPSQEVIDDYFVVVRPDVALVLALTPNREIVFVRQYRHGIGEILLELPAGTFDPNTESPEVAAQRELQEETGYSAPHLLKLATLYDNPVKDTNRIHLFVAQNAFISGEQELDVTEAIEVVLIPAEKVLEKILKGEICVSGTIAALYLGLQFLNFSP from the coding sequence ATGCGATCGCCTCGTAAGTGGCAAACCTTGCGTTCTCGCCTGGTTTTGGATCATCAATGGTGCCGAGTGCGGCAAGACACGGTGCTGTTGCCGAGCCAGGAAGTGATTGATGACTATTTTGTCGTGGTTCGGCCTGATGTGGCCCTAGTCCTTGCCCTGACCCCTAACCGAGAAATTGTGTTTGTGCGGCAATATCGCCACGGTATCGGGGAAATCTTACTAGAACTCCCAGCGGGTACCTTTGATCCCAATACTGAAAGCCCAGAGGTTGCTGCCCAGAGGGAGCTACAAGAGGAAACAGGCTACAGTGCCCCTCATTTGCTGAAATTGGCAACACTGTATGACAACCCTGTAAAAGATACGAATCGAATTCATTTATTTGTGGCTCAGAATGCTTTCATTTCTGGTGAGCAAGAACTTGATGTGACTGAAGCCATTGAAGTTGTTTTAATTCCGGCAGAAAAGGTGTTAGAAAAAATCTTGAAAGGAGAAATTTGTGTGTCTGGAACGATCGCAGCTCTGTATCTGGGACTGCAATTTCTCAATTTCTCCCCATGA
- a CDS encoding Uma2 family endonuclease: MISTKPRFESFEEYLAYDDGTENLYELFNGELIEVPPESGENVAIAVFLLLQLAASR, from the coding sequence ATGATCTCAACTAAACCCAGATTTGAGAGCTTTGAAGAGTACCTAGCTTATGACGACGGTACAGAGAACCTGTATGAACTGTTCAATGGAGAGCTAATCGAGGTGCCACCAGAATCAGGAGAAAATGTAGCGATCGCAGTCTTTCTACTATTGCAGTTAGCAGCGTCGAGGTGA
- a CDS encoding FAD-dependent oxidoreductase: protein MMQRRRLSAIGTVLMGATLAVEFLTPAAIAAPPRTPDQTVSCEVLVAGGGLAGVGTAYEALLAGRTVCMTEITDWVGGQISAQGTSALDERQTQRSLLFYSRGYLELRQRIQRHYKGDLNPGDCWVSESCFLPQDGHRILLDMLQQAAKRGRGTLKWFPATVIKELDTTTVGSGVGSGQQIQGAIAIQHRPTSKATPLNLLPLSQTIEDAYRYENSAQFQKAIVRFVPAQPKPSKSRTNQAQTNTPQWYVVDATETGELVGLADVPYRLGIDPRSYLEPSSSSATGDPYCTQGFTYTFAMQATEQPQQHAQPPFYPNYAGYYSYELTRLASFPLVFTYRRIWNQNPASQEAKTQLNTGVITPGDISMQNWTWGNDYRPGTATDNFIYTREQLASTGQLQPGGWMGGLRAQSLQKAEELSQGYFHWLVAGTTDSQLGAGVKQPQPNHRYLAGFDSPMGTAHGLSKYPYIREGRRIIGRPSWGQSQGFTVWEVDISRLDYFKDEYYRQTLPSQMYRGLQATLAGLEATSFVGGKLPADKITRRTRSTIYPDAVGIGHYAIDFHPCMTQSSPERPGNTEREGERRGAGSAYPFQVPLRAMIPQKIDNMLVAGKSIATSHIAAAAYRVHSFEWSSGAAAGTTAAFALEQGIAPYQLVDQLPSPEPQLERLQQRLIQNNNPIAFPDTSIFNEKWEEWK, encoded by the coding sequence ATGATGCAACGTCGCCGCCTTTCTGCTATAGGCACAGTTTTGATGGGTGCCACCCTCGCCGTAGAATTTTTAACTCCGGCTGCGATCGCGGCACCACCCCGAACGCCAGACCAGACAGTTTCCTGTGAAGTGTTAGTAGCAGGCGGTGGCCTCGCAGGTGTGGGCACAGCTTACGAAGCTTTATTGGCAGGGCGTACTGTCTGCATGACTGAGATCACAGACTGGGTCGGAGGACAAATTTCGGCTCAAGGTACCTCGGCACTAGATGAGCGGCAGACCCAGCGATCGCTGCTGTTTTACTCCCGTGGCTACCTAGAACTACGACAGCGAATTCAGCGTCATTACAAAGGAGATCTCAACCCTGGTGATTGCTGGGTGAGTGAATCTTGCTTCTTGCCCCAGGATGGGCACCGAATCTTATTGGACATGCTGCAACAGGCAGCTAAGCGCGGAAGAGGGACGTTGAAGTGGTTCCCTGCCACGGTGATTAAAGAGTTAGACACAACCACTGTGGGATCTGGTGTGGGATCTGGGCAACAGATTCAAGGGGCGATCGCGATCCAGCACCGTCCTACCTCTAAAGCTACCCCGCTCAACTTGCTGCCACTTTCCCAAACCATTGAGGATGCCTACCGCTACGAAAACTCAGCCCAATTTCAAAAAGCGATCGTGCGGTTTGTGCCAGCTCAGCCGAAACCATCTAAATCTCGAACCAATCAGGCTCAAACTAACACGCCTCAGTGGTATGTAGTTGATGCCACTGAAACCGGAGAACTGGTGGGGCTGGCTGATGTGCCTTATCGCCTAGGCATCGATCCTCGTTCTTACCTGGAGCCGTCTTCCTCTAGTGCCACAGGTGACCCTTATTGCACCCAAGGCTTTACCTATACTTTTGCCATGCAGGCAACCGAGCAACCCCAACAGCATGCTCAGCCTCCGTTCTACCCCAACTACGCTGGGTACTATAGTTATGAATTGACTCGGCTCGCCAGTTTCCCTCTGGTCTTTACCTATCGGCGGATTTGGAATCAGAATCCAGCTTCCCAAGAAGCAAAAACCCAATTAAACACCGGAGTCATTACCCCTGGCGATATTTCCATGCAGAACTGGACTTGGGGAAATGATTATCGGCCTGGTACTGCCACGGATAACTTTATTTACACCCGTGAGCAACTGGCGAGCACTGGGCAACTCCAGCCAGGTGGGTGGATGGGGGGTCTTCGGGCGCAAAGCCTCCAAAAGGCTGAGGAACTGTCCCAGGGTTACTTTCATTGGCTCGTCGCAGGTACAACTGATTCTCAACTCGGAGCAGGAGTTAAACAGCCGCAGCCCAATCACCGTTACCTGGCGGGATTTGATTCGCCAATGGGAACCGCGCATGGTTTATCCAAGTATCCCTACATCCGCGAAGGCCGCCGCATTATTGGTCGTCCGTCTTGGGGGCAGTCGCAAGGCTTTACAGTTTGGGAGGTAGATATCTCTCGACTGGATTACTTCAAAGATGAGTACTACCGCCAAACGCTACCCTCTCAGATGTACCGTGGTTTGCAAGCAACCTTAGCAGGCTTAGAGGCTACGTCATTTGTAGGGGGCAAATTGCCTGCGGACAAAATCACTCGCCGCACGCGATCGACTATTTATCCAGATGCGGTCGGGATTGGGCACTATGCGATCGACTTTCACCCCTGTATGACCCAGAGTTCTCCTGAGCGCCCCGGAAATACCGAACGGGAAGGAGAGCGACGTGGAGCTGGTAGTGCCTATCCCTTCCAAGTCCCCCTGCGAGCCATGATTCCCCAGAAAATTGACAACATGCTAGTGGCGGGTAAGAGTATTGCGACCAGTCACATTGCTGCTGCTGCTTATCGAGTGCATTCGTTTGAGTGGTCTTCGGGAGCGGCTGCGGGTACCACGGCAGCTTTTGCCTTAGAGCAAGGCATTGCGCCTTACCAGTTGGTTGATCAGCTACCAAGCCCAGAGCCGCAGCTAGAACGCCTACAACAACGGCTAATCCAGAACAATAACCCGATCGCGTTCCCCGATACTTCAATCTTCAATGAAAAGTGGGAGGAGTGGAAATAG
- a CDS encoding N-6 DNA methylase, which translates to MSTREIADYLNRTGLYTREDGTPVDKEHIRLHVIKRSDIFDNLNGKVVLTSDTGWKSLLTAYWQLFDVLRNYFSQSDLQFTLASLLFLKRAYDMNSFESTYPIHNVPNLFSDQHTAYAERLVQELEDLDRPNNSPSIFSDCAQLLKRLNQEARKTILSVLERFDTSKYSEEDFGPIFDYFLHQISIEFSNSTTPYTPKYLQNLMVAILAPEAGKRLYDPTCGSGGLLIEALRAVEGKLDAKGTEINHRMVQFGYMNLVMNGFFNVDLRTTDFLEELHSKRTYDYIIGDLPLNSAYKPDRYYDLFYKWGMQSPKSGKGYSAPVLFVLSKMAEDGRAVITVSENLLFKGGKEKETRELLVQQDILECVISLPQGALKPYTDAKCSILVLNNRKPLELKNKIKFIESTLTYSNSKSIDVDASEIITFYQSKSQEVTSTYKLIQRDKLTKDLNLSVSTYNAESVLTEEMLASGKAIRLGELVEIHSGANPRKEDFDLDTGILVVKIENLSKDILDVYLNSEEIGHKVEGYTQHKRSVISQECILIARIGEQLKPTYFKPNKKTPKILIHSGLFALIPIKKGKEIDLEYLYYQLHEQFFLDQIQRSRTGAVMPSISITRLKEVIIPYVEIAAQKDFVASQKASIIAMERAKTEERIKTLNYKEEIEQKESHIVKTLVHQLRPTLLSIDLQVRTFKRIVYKYNLTKKREFDENFSQIDPDLEGLIEKPENNTLEELIERFEADTLHLNNVLTSVNKVMNFNLNSSDKTPTNILKFIQDFAVQHQQKEAKVYSIEVKGEQVTLLIHHPSFRELLEQLIINAEKHGFSRAKESQKLNKIIFDIKQDRDRPVAIIECRNNGNPFKLTQKDYIEAFTKSQNSQGSGIGGNYVNRIVKAHGGALRIDEKFSSGFRMVIEIPLYIYSQDE; encoded by the coding sequence GAACGGGTCTGTATACTAGGGAAGATGGAACCCCTGTTGACAAAGAGCATATTCGACTTCACGTAATAAAACGCTCTGATATATTTGATAATCTTAACGGAAAAGTTGTTCTAACTTCTGACACGGGTTGGAAAAGCCTGTTAACTGCCTATTGGCAACTTTTTGATGTTCTTCGAAACTATTTCAGCCAGTCTGACCTACAATTTACGCTCGCTTCTTTGCTATTTTTGAAGCGAGCTTACGACATGAATAGCTTTGAATCAACATATCCAATACACAATGTTCCGAATCTATTTTCTGATCAACACACTGCATATGCTGAGAGATTAGTTCAAGAATTAGAGGATCTTGATAGACCTAATAATTCTCCTAGTATTTTTTCTGATTGTGCTCAACTACTGAAACGGCTTAATCAAGAAGCAAGAAAAACAATTCTTAGTGTTCTTGAGAGATTCGATACATCTAAGTATAGCGAAGAAGATTTTGGACCCATATTTGATTATTTTTTACACCAAATATCTATAGAATTTTCAAATTCAACGACACCTTACACACCTAAGTATTTACAAAACCTTATGGTGGCTATTTTAGCTCCTGAGGCGGGTAAAAGACTTTATGATCCTACATGTGGTTCAGGCGGTCTATTGATTGAGGCGCTAAGAGCTGTTGAGGGTAAACTAGATGCAAAAGGAACTGAAATAAATCACAGAATGGTCCAGTTTGGCTATATGAATCTGGTCATGAACGGTTTTTTTAATGTAGATTTAAGGACCACAGACTTTTTGGAGGAACTACATAGTAAAAGAACATACGACTATATCATAGGAGATTTACCTTTAAACAGTGCCTACAAGCCAGATAGATATTATGACTTGTTTTATAAATGGGGAATGCAATCCCCAAAATCCGGAAAAGGATATAGTGCCCCTGTACTTTTTGTGCTATCTAAAATGGCAGAAGATGGCAGGGCTGTTATTACAGTTTCTGAAAATTTATTGTTCAAAGGAGGTAAGGAAAAAGAGACTAGAGAATTATTAGTCCAGCAAGACATACTGGAGTGTGTAATCAGTTTACCTCAGGGGGCATTAAAACCTTATACTGATGCTAAATGTTCAATATTAGTACTTAACAATAGAAAGCCACTAGAGCTTAAAAATAAAATTAAATTCATAGAAAGTACACTAACTTACAGTAATTCTAAGTCAATAGATGTAGATGCCAGTGAAATTATAACTTTTTACCAAAGTAAGTCTCAAGAGGTAACTTCTACTTACAAACTTATTCAGAGAGACAAGCTTACTAAAGATTTAAACCTATCTGTAAGTACTTACAACGCTGAATCAGTCTTGACTGAGGAAATGCTTGCTTCTGGAAAAGCAATAAGGTTAGGAGAGTTGGTAGAGATTCACTCTGGAGCGAATCCCAGGAAGGAAGACTTTGATCTAGATACTGGAATACTAGTTGTCAAAATTGAGAATCTTTCCAAAGATATTCTCGATGTTTATTTAAATTCAGAAGAGATCGGTCATAAAGTAGAAGGCTATACCCAGCATAAAAGGTCAGTAATATCACAGGAATGTATCTTAATTGCTAGGATTGGCGAACAATTAAAACCAACTTACTTTAAACCCAATAAAAAAACACCAAAGATTTTAATTCACAGTGGTTTATTTGCGCTGATACCTATTAAAAAAGGCAAAGAAATTGATCTAGAATACCTCTATTACCAGTTGCATGAGCAATTTTTCCTTGACCAAATTCAAAGGAGTAGAACAGGGGCTGTAATGCCTTCCATCAGTATTACTCGCCTCAAAGAAGTAATAATTCCATATGTGGAAATAGCTGCCCAAAAGGATTTTGTTGCATCGCAGAAAGCAAGCATTATTGCGATGGAGAGAGCAAAGACTGAAGAACGGATAAAGACATTAAATTACAAAGAGGAAATAGAGCAAAAAGAAAGCCATATAGTAAAAACTTTAGTTCATCAGTTACGTCCTACTTTACTAAGTATAGATCTGCAAGTGAGGACGTTTAAACGCATTGTATATAAATATAATTTAACTAAAAAGAGAGAATTTGATGAGAATTTTTCCCAAATAGACCCAGATTTGGAAGGACTAATTGAAAAACCTGAAAATAATACTCTTGAGGAACTGATTGAAAGATTTGAAGCAGATACACTGCATTTAAATAATGTACTGACTTCAGTCAATAAGGTGATGAATTTCAATTTGAATTCTAGTGATAAAACGCCAACTAATATATTAAAGTTCATTCAAGACTTTGCTGTCCAGCATCAGCAAAAAGAAGCAAAAGTATATTCAATAGAAGTAAAGGGGGAACAAGTAACTTTGCTGATCCATCACCCTTCATTTAGAGAATTACTTGAGCAACTAATAATAAATGCTGAAAAACATGGGTTTTCACGTGCGAAAGAATCTCAAAAATTGAATAAAATCATTTTTGATATTAAGCAAGATAGAGATCGACCAGTTGCAATCATTGAGTGCCGAAATAATGGTAATCCTTTTAAGCTTACTCAAAAGGATTATATAGAAGCATTTACAAAAAGCCAGAACAGTCAAGGATCAGGAATAGGAGGAAATTATGTAAATCGGATAGTTAAAGCTCATGGAGGAGCTTTAAGAATCGATGAAAAATTTTCCTCTGGATTCCGGATGGTTATTGAAATTCCTTTGTATATATATAGTCAAGATGAATAA